One part of the Amphiura filiformis chromosome 5, Afil_fr2py, whole genome shotgun sequence genome encodes these proteins:
- the LOC140152979 gene encoding TNF receptor-associated factor 3-like yields the protein MAMSRLGSLQSTESGSSYSSSLSSPPPSLLQMKGYLIFIFKKDVDKQFLCKLCELVLRWPMQTTCGCRFCFGCIYNFICDKKGDLTCPSCEDTFNTSEITRDHYSRKQVEKMIVFCSNKKTGCPAEMILKDLDVHLESCVFQPIECLHKLQGCTAVVIRGQLADHLQKECLFRSTTCDYCGEEFPIIDIKTHQEKCKESTIECPLKCTSKGIHKDKMKEHLEKYCPLVLVVCIYETYGCKFQDIRREMEVHIREAQPDHLQLTTKWLEETLLKVTQTQHLVQELTNNKDIMENKLESLTTEFSNIQIATKKNEGHTRELQKIAAKQSDQIDVVQEQVSKCATKEDVVEIKKSFVKPIQDKQDQIDDRLKRLERGGARGGGFESESHQGRNASAAGGVSNARMISVENQVGMHSVRLAEQDIRFQVLETANYDGVLVWKIKDFDRRKRDADSGKTLSLYSQPFYSSRYGYKMCARIYLNGDGMGKGTHISLFFVVMRGDYDALLPWPFRQKVTLMLLDQQTGRRHLSDSFRPDPKSSSFQRPTTEMNIASGCPLFVNQNVLKDSAYIKDDVIFIKVIVDTSDLYGP from the exons ATGGCCATGTCTCGTCTTGGGAGCTTGCAAAGTACTGAAAGTGGTTCGTCGTATTCATCGTCACTATCAAGTCCACCGCCCTCTCTTCTTCAAATGAAAGGCTATCTTATCTTTATATTCAAGAAAGATGTGGATAAGCAGTTCTTGTGTAAGCTGTGTGAACTCGTTCTAAGATGGCCAATGCAAACCACATGTGGATGTCGCTTCTGTTTTGGATGCATTTATAATTTCATCTG CGACAAGAAAGGAGACCTGACGTGCCCAAGCTGTGAAGACACTTTTAACACATCCGAAATCACACGTGATCACTACTCCAGGAAACAAGTGGAGAAAATGATAGTATTTTGCTCTAACAAGAAAACTGGTTGTCCAGCTGAGATGATACTTAAAGATCTTGATGTACACTTAGAAAGTTGTGTCTTTCAACCGATAGAATGTCTTCATAAACTCCAAGGATGTACTGCAGTAGTTATCAGGGGCCAATTGGCAGATCATCTCCAGAAGGAATGCCTATTCAGATCCACAACTTGTGATTATTGCGGGGAAGAGTTTCCGATTATTGATATCAAA ACTCATCAAGAGAAATGCAAAGAGTCAACTATTGAATGTCCGCTTAAGTGCACATCAAAAGGAATCCACAAAGATAAA ATGAAGGAACATCTCGAGAAATATTGTCCTCTTGTGTTGGTAGTTTGCATTTATGAAACATACGGCTGTAAATTTCAG GACATTCGTCGGGAAATGGAAGTTCACATCCGTGAAGCACAACCTGACCATCTGCAGTTGACAACAAAATGGTTAGAAGAAACACTATTGAAGGTTACACAGACACAGCATCTCGTGCAAGAGTTAACCAATAATAAGGATATCATGGAAAATAAACTAGAATCACTGACTACTGAATTCAGCAATATCCAGATCGCAACCAAGAAAAACGAAGGTCACACCAGAGAACTCCAG AAAATTGCAGCCAAGCAATCCGATCAGATAGATGTTGTACAAGAACAAGTAAGCAAGTGCGCCACTAAGGAAGATGTTGTTGaaattaagaagagttttgtgaagCCAATACAAGATAAACAAGATCAGATTGATGACCGTCTCAAGCGCCTTGAACGTGGTGGCGCACGAGGTGGGGGCTTCGAAAGCGAATCTCATCAAGGAAGAAATGCCAGTGCGGCTGGGGGAG TGAGTAATGCTAGGATGATTTCGGTAGAGAATCAAGTTGGTATGCATTCTGTTCGTCTTGCGGAACAGGACATCCGCTTTCAAGTCTTAGAAACGGCAAATTACGACGGCGTTCTTGTATGGAAGATCAAAGATTTTGATCGACGTAAGCGAGATGCCGACAGTGGCAAGACCCTGTCTCTCTACAGCCAACCATTCTATAGCAGTAGATATGGGTACAAGATGTGTGCAAGGATTTACCTGAATGGGGACGGAATGGGCAAAGGAACACATATCTCCCTGTTCTTCGTTGTCATGCGCGGAGACTACGACGCCTTGCTTCCGTGGCCTTTTCGCCAGAAG GTAACCTTGATGCTATTGGATCAGCAAACCGGACGTCGCCATCTGTCGGACAGCTTCCGACCAGACCCAAAGTCCAGCAGTTTCCAGCGGCCAACAACAGAGATGAACATCGCATCAGGATGCCCTTTATTCGTGAACCAGAACGTTCTCAAAGATTCAGCTTACATAAAAGACGATGTGATTTTTATCAAGGTCATTGTAGATACATCCGACCTTTATGGCCCATAA
- the LOC140152138 gene encoding uncharacterized protein, translated as MVIIILIWIGSQLVVFPTLIGWGGHSYNAFLGYCVPDHLISPSYTLFFLSVGIFTPLMISTYSFIRIGYDVRIARQRVRAVSPRNPWATAGRKSLLKRVPSRINSNDARLVRSFLFITLYLFSAWGFLVVIMIFGDSKSFSATQITIAMTFAHTHCSMNGVLYAVTNKDFRQTYVRICRRICRRLFECCKCDTDSVINVDNIANERRSEEDTKKRQAGNVPNVITIT; from the coding sequence ATGGTCATCATTATACTCATCTGGATTGGGAGTCAGCTTGTGGTATTTCCAACTCTAATAGGTTGGGGTGGACACAGTTACAACGCGTTTCTAGGGTACTGCGTACCAGATCATCTCATATCACCAAGTTACACGTTGTTCTTCCTATCTGTCGGTATTTTCACGCCACTAATGATATCAACTTATTCATTCATAAGAATCGGTTATGATGTACGTATCGCACGTCAACGAGTGCGCGCTGTTAGTCCACGCAATCCCTGGGCTACAGCCGGGAGAAAATCTTTACTCAAACGGGTACCATCTCGTATCAACTCCAATGACGCGCGGCTCGTCCGCTCATTTCTATTCATCACTCTGTACCTCTTCAGTGCTTGGGGCTTTCTCGTAGTGATCATGATCTTCGGAGATAGCAAATCTTTCAGCGCAACTCAGATTACTATAGCCATGACATTCGCGCATACCCACTGCAGCATGAATGGCGTACTTTACGCGGTGACTAATAAAGATTTTCGGCAGACATACGTGAGAATCTGTAGACGAATATGTAGACGTCTCTTTGAATGTTGTAAATGTGATACGGATTCTGTTATTAATGTTGACAATATTGCTAATGAGAGGAGAAGCGAAGAAGACACTAAAAAGCGACAAGCAGGCAATGTACCCAATGTCATTACAATCACTTAA